The following coding sequences lie in one Candidatus Bathyarchaeia archaeon genomic window:
- the thiC gene encoding phosphomethylpyrimidine synthase ThiC: MSGQMKAAKEGRETEEMRMVAMDEGESPEKIRRRVAEGTVIITRNLQHENVRPLGIGKGLRIKVNANIGTSPDICDLNLEIEKAKIAIKYGADTIMDLSTGGDLDEARRAIIKAINVPVGTVPIYQAAIEAAKKKGSIAHMDEDDIFSTIEKHAKDGVDFMTVHCGVTKEIVKKLAKQPRLMGIVSRGGTFLAAWMLHNDEENPLYKGYDYLLEIAAKYDFALSLGDGLRPGCIFDSTDHYQIQELLTIGELVKRAREAGVQTMVEGPGHLPLNHIETNVKLAKSICGDAPFYVLGPVVTEIAPGYDHIVSAIGGALAGLAGADFLCYVTPAEHLGLPSVEDVKEGVIATKIAAHAADIVRLGEKAALKDLEMAKARANLNWKLQMESAIDPEKAMKIRRRAKLRSPEACSMCSEYCAIKVLKEALKAQCL, translated from the coding sequence ATGTCGGGTCAGATGAAGGCTGCGAAGGAAGGGCGGGAAACTGAAGAGATGCGCATGGTCGCGATGGATGAAGGGGAGTCTCCAGAAAAAATACGTAGAAGAGTCGCCGAGGGAACAGTTATAATAACCCGCAACCTTCAACACGAAAATGTTCGCCCACTAGGGATAGGTAAGGGGCTCAGAATAAAGGTTAATGCTAATATTGGAACCAGTCCTGATATATGTGACCTAAATCTTGAGATAGAGAAAGCTAAAATCGCTATAAAGTATGGTGCCGATACAATAATGGATTTGAGTACTGGAGGAGACTTAGACGAGGCTCGGAGAGCTATAATCAAGGCCATTAATGTTCCAGTTGGAACAGTTCCAATCTATCAGGCCGCCATAGAAGCCGCTAAGAAGAAGGGGTCGATAGCGCACATGGATGAGGATGACATATTCAGCACGATAGAGAAGCACGCCAAGGATGGCGTAGACTTTATGACAGTCCACTGTGGGGTCACGAAGGAAATCGTGAAAAAGCTCGCGAAGCAGCCGCGCCTAATGGGTATAGTGAGCAGAGGTGGGACGTTTCTGGCCGCTTGGATGCTTCACAACGATGAGGAAAACCCGCTCTATAAGGGATACGATTACCTGCTTGAGATAGCCGCAAAATATGATTTCGCGTTAAGCCTAGGGGATGGGCTTAGACCCGGATGCATATTTGATTCCACAGACCACTATCAGATCCAAGAACTGCTCACAATAGGCGAGCTCGTTAAGAGGGCTAGAGAGGCCGGCGTTCAAACGATGGTTGAGGGCCCGGGCCACCTACCGCTAAACCATATTGAGACAAATGTTAAGCTTGCAAAATCAATCTGCGGGGATGCGCCCTTCTATGTCCTCGGCCCTGTCGTAACGGAAATAGCTCCAGGGTACGATCATATAGTGAGCGCGATTGGAGGGGCGTTAGCTGGGTTGGCTGGAGCGGACTTCCTTTGCTACGTTACCCCGGCTGAGCATCTCGGATTACCTTCAGTGGAGGATGTTAAGGAAGGGGTTATAGCCACCAAGATAGCGGCGCACGCCGCTGACATTGTTAGGCTTGGAGAGAAAGCCGCGTTGAAAGATCTTGAGATGGCCAAGGCTAGGGCGAACTTGAACTGGAAACTTCAAATGGAGAGCGCTATAGATCCGGAGAAGGCGATGAAGATCCGGAGAAGAGCTAAGCTTAGGAGCCCGGAAGCATGCTCAATGTGCTCTGAATACTGTGCGATAAAAGTATTAAAAGAAGCTTTGAAAGCCCAATGTTTATGA
- a CDS encoding 4Fe-4S binding protein, translating to MLIKIVKSEDESSLTLERILYTKRYSLLLDRNRCVGCELCEVACPKEAIKIVKPSDFEETEKAPKKITVTVLEDKCNFCGICSEICIFGAFKQNVNSEEWIPVLKSESFPRIIHEVEINEEKCPPGCHICEGECPLHLIKVKFDGEGKVSKVDVDVERCPGCRICEVKCPYNAIHVRKIVTGFIKINSELCPEGCRECVNVCPIPSVLSLSSGGKVTVNDLFCVYCGACRNACPIEGAIEIMRVAIHHAPVKSGAWNKALERLTSTENMVKELRSKSASKIYDSVRRLQIGGRVKR from the coding sequence TTGCTCATAAAAATCGTTAAGAGCGAGGATGAAAGCTCTCTTACGCTAGAGAGAATCCTATATACTAAGCGTTACTCGCTGCTTCTCGACAGGAATAGGTGCGTTGGCTGCGAGCTTTGTGAGGTGGCCTGCCCTAAAGAAGCAATAAAAATTGTTAAGCCATCGGATTTTGAGGAAACCGAGAAAGCGCCTAAAAAGATAACGGTAACCGTTCTTGAGGATAAGTGCAACTTCTGCGGCATATGTAGCGAGATATGCATATTCGGCGCATTTAAACAAAACGTCAATAGCGAGGAATGGATCCCCGTTCTGAAGAGCGAAAGTTTTCCGAGGATAATCCATGAGGTTGAAATTAATGAGGAAAAATGTCCACCGGGATGCCACATATGTGAGGGGGAATGCCCGCTGCATTTAATCAAAGTTAAATTTGATGGCGAAGGCAAAGTGTCTAAAGTTGATGTTGACGTTGAGCGCTGCCCGGGCTGTAGAATATGTGAAGTAAAGTGTCCTTATAATGCGATACATGTGAGAAAAATTGTTACAGGCTTCATAAAAATTAATAGCGAACTATGCCCAGAAGGATGCCGAGAATGCGTTAATGTCTGCCCAATACCATCTGTTCTCTCGCTCTCTAGCGGCGGAAAAGTTACCGTTAACGACTTGTTCTGCGTTTATTGCGGCGCATGCAGAAATGCTTGTCCTATTGAAGGTGCTATAGAAATTATGAGGGTAGCGATCCACCATGCTCCGGTTAAATCCGGCGCTTGGAATAAAGCCCTAGAAAGGTTAACTTCAACTGAAAATATGGTTAAGGAGCTTCGCAGTAAATCAGCATCTAAAATTTATGATTCTGTCAGGAGGCTTCAGATAGGGGGGCGTGTTAAAAGATGA
- the hdrA2 gene encoding CoB-CoM heterodisulfide reductase HdrA2 — MSAEPSKPEEIRIGVFICHCGLNIAGVVDVKSVVEYARTLPNVVFAVDNRYTCSDPGQEEIKKAIKEHNLNRVVVAACSPRMHEFTFRRCVAEAGLNPYFLEMANIREHCSWAHPSHPKEATEKAKELVKMAVAKARLLQPLEPIKVPVTPTALVIGGGIAGINAALDLAEMGFKVYLLEKKESIGGHMAQLDKTFPTLDCSICIEGPKMVDVARHPNIEVISFADLVKVEGYIGNFRVIIRKNPRYVLEDKCTGCGECSAVCPIEYPNDWDMNLGVRKAISVPFPQAVPLIYRINRDYCIECYKCVDACGPRQAINFDQKPEEIELKVGTIIVATGYDIYLPEEGNLYGYGKYANVITSLEFERLILAAGPTGGHVVRASDGKRPSVVAFIQCVGSRDVNKYPYCSNFCCMYTLKHTIQLKEHYGDDVEVYVFYMDMRSHFKGYEEFYQRAREMGVNFIRGRVSKIVEDPKTKNLIIHAEDTLLGEPIELEAEMVVLATAAIPSGGSDELARLLNVSRGADGFFLESHPKLKPLDTAVDGIFLAGACQGPKDIPYSVAQGCGAAARAATILSKPSVTIDPIIAVIDPEKCRNTKVKCGICAMKCPYGAIKAELGRPAEVTPAMCHGCGTCVAECPADAITQMHFTDAQILAQIDAALENNPEDKILGICCNWCAYAGADLAGTSRFEYHPNIRIVRVMCSGRVDRDFILYAFRKGAGMVLIGACHPYDCHYIDGNLKMRVRMDALAKALEKLGLTPDRFRVEYVSAAEGVKFAQIVREMATKLKEIGRDRIIQENEKLRPHLERMLGRKR; from the coding sequence ATGAGTGCCGAACCCTCTAAACCTGAAGAGATAAGGATTGGCGTGTTTATTTGCCATTGCGGCCTGAACATAGCTGGCGTAGTGGACGTTAAAAGCGTTGTTGAGTATGCGCGCACATTACCAAACGTTGTCTTCGCCGTAGACAATAGATATACGTGTTCAGACCCGGGTCAAGAGGAGATTAAGAAGGCTATAAAGGAGCATAATCTTAATCGAGTCGTTGTCGCGGCGTGCTCGCCAAGAATGCACGAGTTCACATTCCGGAGATGCGTCGCTGAAGCTGGCTTAAACCCCTACTTTCTAGAGATGGCGAATATTAGAGAGCACTGCTCATGGGCTCATCCGAGCCATCCTAAAGAGGCCACCGAGAAGGCTAAAGAATTAGTTAAAATGGCTGTTGCAAAGGCTAGGCTTCTTCAACCCTTAGAGCCAATAAAAGTTCCAGTGACTCCAACAGCCTTAGTGATAGGCGGAGGAATAGCTGGCATAAACGCGGCCCTAGATTTAGCGGAAATGGGGTTCAAGGTTTACCTCCTTGAGAAGAAGGAGAGTATAGGCGGACATATGGCCCAGCTGGACAAGACGTTCCCAACGCTTGACTGCTCCATCTGTATTGAAGGGCCAAAGATGGTCGATGTCGCTCGCCACCCGAATATTGAGGTAATTTCTTTTGCTGACCTGGTGAAGGTTGAGGGTTATATCGGCAACTTTAGGGTCATTATTAGAAAGAATCCACGCTATGTCCTAGAGGATAAATGCACTGGCTGCGGTGAATGCTCAGCGGTATGCCCAATAGAGTATCCTAATGACTGGGATATGAACTTAGGCGTCAGAAAAGCCATATCCGTACCATTCCCGCAAGCTGTCCCATTAATTTATAGGATAAACCGAGACTACTGCATCGAATGCTATAAGTGTGTTGATGCATGTGGACCACGCCAAGCAATAAACTTTGATCAGAAGCCTGAAGAAATAGAGCTTAAGGTTGGCACAATAATCGTTGCGACGGGATACGATATTTATTTGCCGGAAGAAGGTAACCTTTATGGTTATGGTAAATACGCTAATGTTATAACCAGCTTAGAGTTTGAGAGACTAATACTCGCCGCTGGGCCTACAGGCGGACACGTTGTGAGGGCGTCTGATGGAAAAAGGCCTAGCGTCGTCGCATTTATTCAATGTGTTGGCTCAAGAGACGTCAATAAGTATCCCTACTGTTCAAACTTCTGTTGCATGTACACACTTAAACACACGATTCAGCTCAAGGAGCATTATGGTGACGACGTAGAGGTTTACGTATTCTATATGGATATGCGTAGCCACTTTAAAGGATACGAAGAATTCTATCAAAGGGCTAGAGAGATGGGTGTTAACTTTATTAGGGGCAGAGTTTCGAAGATAGTGGAAGACCCGAAGACGAAGAACCTCATAATACACGCGGAGGATACGTTACTCGGGGAGCCGATAGAGCTGGAAGCTGAAATGGTTGTTCTCGCAACCGCAGCGATACCAAGCGGGGGGTCAGATGAACTCGCCCGGCTCTTAAATGTATCAAGGGGGGCAGACGGCTTCTTTCTGGAAAGCCATCCAAAACTCAAGCCGCTAGACACCGCTGTTGATGGGATATTTCTGGCTGGAGCATGCCAAGGACCGAAAGACATCCCATATAGCGTTGCTCAGGGATGCGGTGCGGCGGCTAGAGCTGCAACAATATTATCTAAGCCTTCGGTTACAATAGACCCGATAATAGCCGTTATAGACCCTGAGAAATGTAGGAACACTAAGGTTAAGTGTGGCATATGTGCAATGAAGTGCCCCTATGGCGCCATAAAAGCTGAGCTAGGACGGCCAGCTGAAGTCACACCGGCCATGTGCCATGGATGTGGAACATGCGTCGCCGAGTGTCCAGCTGACGCAATAACTCAGATGCACTTTACGGATGCACAGATACTTGCGCAGATAGATGCTGCCCTAGAAAATAATCCCGAAGACAAGATTCTTGGAATTTGTTGCAACTGGTGCGCTTATGCTGGTGCAGACCTCGCTGGAACAAGCCGCTTCGAGTATCATCCAAATATCAGAATCGTTAGAGTCATGTGTTCTGGGCGCGTTGACAGAGACTTCATACTATATGCCTTTAGAAAAGGCGCTGGAATGGTTCTCATAGGCGCCTGCCACCCCTATGACTGCCATTACATTGATGGAAATTTAAAGATGAGGGTTAGAATGGATGCTTTGGCTAAAGCTTTAGAAAAACTTGGCTTAACGCCCGATAGGTTCAGGGTTGAATACGTGTCTGCAGCAGAGGGCGTAAAATTTGCACAGATAGTTCGAGAGATGGCGACCAAGCTTAAAGAGATTGGCCGCGATAGGATAATTCAAGAAAACGAGAAACTGCGTCCACATCTAGAGCGCATGCTGGGCAGGAAAAGATAG
- a CDS encoding DUF6298 domain-containing protein — protein sequence MKYTIYPHPRNPRYFTDDGERAIYFAGSHTWCNLQDMGVSDPPLEFDFSAYLDFLKKYGHNFIRLWRWEMPKWRYTLDKPFSFCQPHPWKRVGSGLALDKKPKFDLNKFDESYFERLRRRVELAAERGIYVSIMLFEGHCAQFAAQGWEFHPFHPENNVNGVDGGRLDYYTLKNEEVLALQKAYVRKVIDTVNEFDNALYEVCNEAGKYSTEWQYYLIYFIKSYEAEKLKQHPVGMTFQYGGNKHSGSNADLLNSPADWVSPNPEGGYRDNPPVNDGSKVILNDTDHLWGEGGNPQWVWRSFTRGHNVLFMDRIIALSHQTITWAGLSPAEDIPYAEEIRRAMGNTVKLASRFNLADMLPLPELASTGYCLADPGKAYIIYSPFNVEIKVDLREACGRLRVEWMHPILGSSILDGTLEGGGWRTLRPAFENDSVLLLYKDCPKIK from the coding sequence ATGAAATACACCATTTATCCTCACCCAAGAAACCCGCGGTATTTCACGGATGACGGCGAACGCGCCATTTATTTTGCAGGCTCACACACATGGTGTAATCTGCAGGATATGGGTGTAAGTGATCCACCGCTAGAATTTGACTTCTCCGCGTACCTGGACTTTCTTAAAAAGTATGGACACAACTTTATTCGACTGTGGCGCTGGGAGATGCCGAAATGGCGATACACTTTAGATAAACCATTTTCGTTCTGCCAGCCCCATCCTTGGAAACGTGTAGGTTCTGGACTTGCTTTGGACAAGAAACCCAAGTTCGACCTGAATAAATTTGACGAATCATATTTTGAGCGCCTCCGCAGGAGGGTGGAGCTGGCTGCTGAGAGAGGGATCTACGTATCAATTATGCTGTTTGAGGGGCATTGCGCCCAATTTGCCGCTCAAGGCTGGGAATTTCATCCATTCCACCCAGAGAATAATGTAAATGGTGTAGATGGTGGACGATTAGATTATTATACTCTTAAAAATGAAGAAGTGCTTGCACTGCAGAAAGCCTACGTCCGCAAAGTCATAGACACGGTCAATGAGTTTGACAATGCACTCTACGAGGTTTGCAATGAAGCAGGTAAATACTCAACTGAGTGGCAATACTATCTTATCTATTTCATCAAATCTTATGAAGCAGAGAAGCTGAAGCAGCATCCGGTTGGGATGACCTTCCAGTATGGCGGTAACAAACATAGCGGTAGTAATGCCGACCTCCTTAATAGTCCAGCGGATTGGGTCTCTCCGAATCCAGAGGGAGGTTATCGAGATAATCCTCCGGTGAACGACGGATCAAAAGTTATCCTTAATGACACGGATCATCTGTGGGGTGAGGGAGGTAATCCTCAGTGGGTTTGGAGGAGCTTTACACGCGGACATAATGTCCTCTTCATGGATAGGATAATTGCCTTGTCTCATCAAACAATAACATGGGCGGGGTTATCACCGGCAGAAGATATACCGTACGCTGAAGAGATACGCAGAGCTATGGGAAACACTGTTAAACTTGCATCTCGCTTTAATCTAGCAGATATGCTTCCGCTACCAGAGTTAGCGTCAACAGGGTATTGTTTAGCAGATCCTGGCAAAGCATACATTATTTACTCTCCATTTAACGTTGAAATTAAAGTGGATCTGCGGGAAGCGTGCGGAAGGTTGAGAGTAGAGTGGATGCATCCGATCCTAGGTAGCTCAATTCTAGATGGCACTTTAGAAGGGGGCGGATGGCGAACTCTCAGACCAGCTTTTGAGAACGATTCTGTTCTCCTGCTCTATAAAGATTGCCCTAAAATTAAATAG
- a CDS encoding DUF2148 domain-containing protein, whose protein sequence is MSPIIKSKEGEKEAIIDVARLMQVAARTAPKTRGVDDVLTLIVYGAEKNAIAEKMREMAKERSASLFERDAISVENSEAVVLIGVRGDRSPGLNCGACGSKDCREFEEKQKKVGQDFMGPTCVFKALDLGIALGSAAKIASILNIDNRIMYHIGAAAMKLKLIPEATIIIGIPLSSRGKNIYFDRRWP, encoded by the coding sequence ATGAGCCCGATAATTAAGAGCAAAGAAGGAGAAAAAGAGGCAATAATCGATGTTGCAAGACTTATGCAGGTTGCTGCGAGAACGGCGCCTAAAACTAGAGGGGTCGATGATGTTCTAACATTAATTGTTTATGGTGCTGAGAAAAATGCTATAGCTGAAAAAATGAGAGAAATGGCGAAGGAAAGAAGCGCCAGCCTATTTGAACGCGATGCAATAAGCGTAGAGAATTCTGAAGCCGTCGTTCTGATAGGTGTCAGAGGGGATAGAAGCCCTGGATTAAATTGCGGCGCATGCGGCAGTAAAGACTGCAGGGAGTTTGAGGAGAAGCAGAAGAAAGTGGGGCAGGATTTCATGGGCCCGACATGCGTATTTAAGGCATTGGATTTAGGGATAGCTCTCGGTTCGGCGGCTAAAATTGCCAGTATCCTAAATATTGATAACAGAATAATGTATCATATAGGCGCAGCGGCCATGAAGCTGAAACTAATTCCTGAAGCAACAATCATTATAGGGATACCGCTCTCATCTAGAGGAAAGAACATATACTTTGACAGAAGATGGCCCTAA
- a CDS encoding radical SAM protein, with translation MIKLKYYGGMAALKGVERVRVSVGSAIVLGLVKGVVSAEPTTVYLLTYREGRCSANCAFCPQAKDSTSRADMLSRVIWPDFKVDDVINGIKKSVENEKIKRVCIQALNYYGVQRDLEQLVSKIRSSCKVPISISCQPLTVEDMIRLSRVGVERISISLDAVTEEIFSRVKGELAGGPYRWNHHLSALKDAIKVFGRGRVTTHLIAGLGESEEEFISMIQRCVDQGIFPALFAFTPVQGTRMANYPRPPITYYRRVQIAHYLITRGIKRYEDMVFKDGRLISFGVPYEDLKKIILTGEPFKTSGCPGCNRPYYNEDPRGPIYNYPKDPDVKDIIAIQREIALTL, from the coding sequence ATGATTAAACTAAAATATTATGGCGGGATGGCTGCGTTGAAAGGGGTGGAGAGGGTTAGGGTCTCGGTGGGCTCAGCAATAGTTTTAGGCTTAGTGAAGGGCGTTGTTAGCGCTGAGCCTACAACGGTATACCTGCTTACGTATAGGGAGGGGCGCTGCTCAGCTAACTGCGCCTTCTGTCCGCAAGCCAAAGACAGCACGTCAAGAGCGGACATGTTGTCGAGGGTTATATGGCCGGATTTTAAGGTTGATGATGTTATAAACGGTATTAAAAAATCTGTGGAAAATGAGAAGATAAAGAGAGTTTGCATCCAGGCGCTTAATTATTATGGCGTTCAGCGCGACCTAGAGCAGTTAGTCTCTAAAATAAGGTCTTCCTGTAAAGTTCCGATATCCATTTCATGCCAGCCGCTTACAGTTGAAGATATGATCAGGTTGTCTAGGGTTGGCGTCGAAAGAATTAGTATATCGTTGGACGCTGTAACGGAAGAAATTTTTTCCAGAGTTAAGGGCGAGTTAGCTGGTGGCCCATACAGATGGAACCATCATCTCAGCGCACTTAAAGATGCCATTAAGGTTTTTGGAAGAGGAAGAGTTACAACGCATCTCATAGCTGGTTTAGGCGAGAGCGAAGAAGAGTTTATCTCCATGATACAAAGGTGTGTAGATCAGGGGATTTTTCCAGCCCTCTTCGCATTCACGCCTGTACAAGGTACGAGGATGGCTAACTATCCGAGGCCGCCCATAACCTACTACCGCAGGGTTCAGATAGCGCATTACCTTATAACGCGTGGAATAAAACGTTACGAGGACATGGTTTTCAAAGATGGACGGCTGATCAGCTTCGGAGTGCCCTACGAAGATTTAAAGAAGATAATTTTAACCGGTGAGCCATTTAAGACCAGCGGATGCCCGGGCTGCAACAGACCCTATTATAATGAGGACCCAAGGGGCCCAATATATAATTATCCGAAAGACCCCGACGTAAAAGACATCATAGCCATACAGAGAGAGATCGCCTTAACACTTTAA
- a CDS encoding histone deacetylase, with the protein MHIVFSEKCLEYFEPGHPESPDRIFNTYVLLKKEGFKFIEAEPCREDDLLMVHSREHVERIKSGRFYDPDTPNLPGIYDYARLAVGAAIKSMEISLEGGKAFSLMRPPGHHAGVNGRALGAPTLGFCYFNNIAVTCRKALKMERVNKIAILDIDCHHGNGTQEIFFRDPHVLFVSLHRYGGVYPGTGERSIENCLNYPFLHAINDEEYINVLSVALGEIKKFDPDLIAVSAGFDTHKHDPICGLGLSTQSYIMIGRMIAKLNRRVFAVLEGGYGREFPQCVLNFLRGLEEG; encoded by the coding sequence TTGCATATAGTTTTTTCAGAAAAGTGTTTGGAGTATTTTGAGCCTGGTCACCCAGAGTCCCCGGACAGAATTTTTAACACGTATGTCCTGCTCAAGAAAGAAGGATTTAAATTTATTGAAGCTGAGCCATGTCGCGAGGACGATCTCTTAATGGTTCATAGTAGGGAGCATGTCGAAAGAATTAAAAGCGGACGCTTCTACGATCCGGACACCCCGAATCTTCCGGGAATATATGATTATGCGAGGCTCGCCGTCGGAGCAGCTATAAAAAGCATGGAGATTTCCTTAGAAGGGGGAAAAGCATTCTCTTTGATGAGGCCTCCGGGCCACCATGCTGGTGTTAATGGCAGAGCTCTTGGGGCTCCAACTTTAGGATTTTGCTATTTTAATAATATTGCGGTTACATGCAGAAAAGCCTTAAAGATGGAAAGGGTTAATAAGATTGCGATACTGGATATAGATTGCCATCATGGCAACGGGACTCAAGAGATATTTTTCAGGGATCCGCATGTATTATTTGTCTCCCTCCATAGGTATGGTGGGGTTTATCCTGGAACCGGAGAAAGATCCATAGAGAACTGCCTCAACTACCCGTTTCTCCACGCTATTAACGATGAAGAATATATTAACGTCTTAAGCGTCGCTTTAGGCGAAATCAAAAAATTTGATCCGGATCTGATAGCCGTCTCAGCGGGGTTCGATACGCATAAGCACGACCCTATTTGCGGTCTAGGATTAAGCACTCAATCATACATTATGATAGGGCGCATGATTGCGAAATTAAATAGAAGAGTTTTCGCGGTTCTTGAAGGCGGCTATGGGAGAGAATTCCCACAATGCGTACTCAACTTCCTCAGAGGTCTCGAAGAAGGATGA
- a CDS encoding deoxyhypusine synthase: protein MIDGLEVIKDYTLHEDMSVSELVEQMKGAWGFTAEKIVRGVEIMKRMIADKRCVKFLSFPACIVATGTRGVIKEMVKRRLIDVIVTTCGTLDHDLARCWKNYYRGSFDLDDRKLHRKGVNRLGNILIPNESYGLIIEEKMRILLSTLWNEGVREISTRELNREIGLRLCNEDSLLYWAAKNNIPVYVPGITDGAIGYQVWLFSQDHKFKIDVLRDEQEINDLVFSAERTGALIIGGGISKHHVIWWNQFKGGLDYAVYITTAVEWDGSLSGARVREAISWGKVKETAKHVTIEGDATVVLPLMITALISEFSKRKG, encoded by the coding sequence ATGATTGATGGGCTCGAGGTCATTAAGGATTATACGCTTCATGAAGACATGAGCGTTAGTGAACTTGTTGAGCAGATGAAGGGCGCTTGGGGATTTACCGCAGAGAAGATCGTTAGAGGCGTGGAAATAATGAAGAGAATGATCGCTGATAAGAGATGCGTAAAGTTTCTCTCTTTTCCAGCGTGCATTGTAGCTACTGGGACTAGAGGGGTTATAAAAGAAATGGTTAAGCGCCGCCTAATAGATGTAATTGTGACGACATGCGGGACCCTAGATCACGACTTGGCTAGATGCTGGAAAAATTATTATCGTGGATCATTTGATCTAGACGACAGGAAACTTCATAGAAAAGGCGTAAACCGGCTCGGAAATATATTAATTCCAAATGAAAGCTACGGCTTAATCATCGAGGAAAAAATGCGCATACTCTTATCGACTCTCTGGAACGAGGGTGTGAGAGAGATTTCAACCCGTGAGCTGAATAGGGAGATAGGCTTAAGACTTTGTAATGAGGATTCGCTGCTCTACTGGGCCGCAAAAAATAATATACCCGTTTATGTTCCAGGCATAACTGACGGGGCTATTGGCTATCAAGTATGGTTATTCTCGCAGGACCACAAGTTTAAGATAGATGTTCTCAGAGATGAGCAAGAGATAAACGACCTTGTGTTTAGCGCTGAACGCACCGGGGCTCTGATAATCGGCGGCGGCATCTCAAAACACCATGTTATATGGTGGAACCAGTTTAAGGGCGGCTTAGACTATGCGGTTTACATAACGACGGCTGTTGAGTGGGATGGTAGTCTCTCAGGAGCAAGAGTCCGCGAAGCAATTTCATGGGGGAAAGTTAAGGAAACGGCGAAACATGTAACTATTGAAGGAGACGCGACAGTAGTGCTTCCGCTTATGATAACAGCGTTAATATCCGAGTTTTCAAAAAGAAAGGGATAA
- a CDS encoding C-GCAxxG-C-C family protein — MMAERYSEKAYKLAFRYEAEYGSCPQAVLRAIYEAFNVEGMEIVIKSAHALAGGLGLSGNGTCGALSGGVMALCFFFGRGLEDMGKGRFLKSHVKAKELYDRFVNEFGSCICKDVQTKIFGRSFNLWDPEDYKKFEEMGGHRDKCTDVSGKVAKWVVEILLSDEGVKRRLGIS, encoded by the coding sequence ATGATGGCTGAGAGATATTCTGAGAAAGCCTACAAACTAGCATTTAGATATGAAGCTGAGTATGGAAGCTGCCCTCAAGCAGTCTTAAGAGCGATATACGAGGCCTTTAACGTTGAGGGGATGGAAATAGTGATTAAATCAGCACACGCTTTAGCCGGAGGCCTGGGGCTAAGCGGAAATGGAACCTGCGGCGCTCTCTCTGGAGGTGTTATGGCGCTCTGCTTCTTCTTTGGAAGAGGTTTGGAAGACATGGGTAAGGGCAGGTTTCTGAAGTCTCATGTTAAGGCGAAGGAGCTGTACGATAGGTTTGTGAACGAGTTTGGCAGCTGTATTTGTAAAGATGTTCAAACTAAGATCTTTGGAAGATCGTTTAACCTCTGGGATCCAGAAGACTATAAGAAGTTTGAGGAAATGGGCGGTCATAGGGATAAGTGTACAGATGTTTCTGGCAAGGTGGCTAAGTGGGTTGTTGAAATATTATTGTCGGATGAGGGTGTAAAGAGACGGCTGGGAATATCCTAG